The Miscanthus floridulus cultivar M001 chromosome 17, ASM1932011v1, whole genome shotgun sequence genome has a window encoding:
- the LOC136518960 gene encoding uncharacterized protein, which produces MSLDSITFDRDKVLQYVQKAFTKYTKNDYIMFAYNSGGLAGDHWIVVVIIQKWNKVIYLDSNRSENHDFSVLKLLIDEAFARYTNKLKDRPQPLKHAFKYACLQQSSAKSSSWYAAHHLFLAMRKTNLEYSEEFEVLTTPIDILMIREKLARFLVEQVIEKKGEFHHDQ; this is translated from the exons ATGTCACTGGACAGCATAACATTTGATAGAGACAAAGTTCTGCAGTATGTACAAAAGGCCTTCACCAAGTATACCAAGAATGACTACATAATGTTTGCCTACAACTCTGGCGGCTTAGCTGGTGATCATTGGATCGTCGTGGTAATAATTCAAAAGTGGAATAAGGTCATATACCTTGATTCCAACAGATCTGAAAACCATGATTTCAGCGTGCTAAAACTGTTGATTGACGA GGCTTTTGCAAGATACACAAACAAGCTGAAAGACAGACCACAGCCATTGAAACACGCTTTTAAATATGCG TGCCTTCAACAATCTTCTGCTAAGTCATCTAGCTGGTATGCTGCACACCACTTGTTTTTAGCTATGAGAAAGACAAACTTGGAATACTCTGAG GAATTTGAAGTGTTGACGACGCCCATCGATATCCTCATGATTAGAGAAAAGCTAGCCAGGTTCTTAGTGGAACAAGTCATCGAGAAGAAAGGAGAGTTCCATCATGACCAGTGA
- the LOC136515328 gene encoding uncharacterized protein → MDHYRCWNKHGEEGVNDRDLQAGCMDQGFSGDLRQDDGTHGAGQDNEEGPFCIPALTDDKLADISANYAQKSQDLEEMVRDAMGFDEYTEAEMKKLKRLMADMRTPLHQSCKAKYSKLFATLTLLQLKATYHWTDRSFDALLHRLEDMLPEGNELPKTTYEAKQIVCPMGLEVEKIDACKNDCILYHGKENEKLTDCPECGVSRYKRRNDGGDEDKRHGAPWKVVWYFPIIPRLKRLFATAKDAQLLSWHKEGRKNDGYLRHPADAIQWRVIDSKYASFKDEPRNIRFALSTDGMNPFGNRSSSHSVWPVLLSIYNIPSWLCNRRKYMMMPLLISGPHQPGNDIDVYLRPVVDELKTLWSDGIKVYDGFKRESFKLRAMVLTSVTDVPGHRCLSGQSKGEKDCFQCLDDTESLWLNNSKKRVYIRHRRFLSRSHPYRLMKRQFDGTIEKGSAPRHFTGHDVYDQVKDVNVTLGKNKKSALGKRKRKEEEVADKRWKKKSILWELPYWKDLAVRHSIDVMHVTKNVCGSLLGTLLNTKGKSKDHANARADMKDLDIRPELCPEGPSAQLPLCAINLTKEERQELCDFFRSVKVPSGYSADIRKLVAPKENKMLPMKAHDCDVMLTTMLAVGIRNILPEKVRMAIMSLCFFFNAISQKVLDERSLHNLEKKLFQTMSLLEAYFPPAFFDISVHLIAHLVKEIKYLGPVFLHHMYPYERFMSTLNR, encoded by the exons ATGGATCACTACAGATGTTGGAACAAGCATGGAGAAGAAGGAGTTAATGATCGAGACTTGCAAGCTGGTTGTATGGACCAAGGATTCTCTGGTGACCTACGTCAGGATGATGGAACTCATGGTGCTGGTCAGGACAACGAGGAAGGACCCTTTTGCATCCCGGCTCTCACCGATGACAAGCTAGCAGATATCAGTGCCAATTATGCCCAGAAGTCACAGGACCTTGAGGAGATGGTGCGTGATGCCATGGGCTTTGATGAGTACACTGAGGCGGAGATGAAGAAGCTGAAGAGGTTGATGGCAGACATGAGGACTCCTCTCCATCAGAGCTGCAAGGCAAAGTATTCAAAGTTGTTTGCTACTCTCACGCTTCTCCAGTTGAAGGCGACATATCATTGGACTGACCGGAGCTTCGATGCATTGCTACATCGATTAGAGGACATGTTGCCTGAGGGGAATGAGTTACCCAAGACCACATATGAGGCCAAGCAGATTGTTTGCCCTATGGGATTGGAGGTCGAGAAAATCGATGCCTGCAAGAATGACTGTATACTGTACCATGGTAAAGAAAATGAAAAACTGACCGACTGCCCCGAGTGTGGAGTCTCTCGATACAAACGAAGAAATGACGGGGGTGATGAGGACAAGAGGCATGGAGCTCCTTGGAAGGTGGTATGGTACTTCCCTATAATCCCTCGCCTGAAGCGTTTGTTTGCAACTGCCAAGGACGCGCAGTTGTTGAGTTGGCACAAGGAGGGACGCAAGAATGATGGTTACCTACGGCATCCAGCAGATGCTATTCAGTGGCGCGTCATCGACTCCAAGTATGCATCTTTTAAAGATGAGCCAAGAAACATTCGCTTTGCACTGAGCACAGATGGCATGAACCCGTTCGGTAACAGGAGCAGCTCGCACAGTGTCTGGCCTGTGTTGTTATCGATCTACAACATTCCATCGTGGCTGTGTAACAGGAGGAAATACATGATGATGCCACTTTTGATCTCGGGTCCGCATCAGCCAGGGAATGACATCGACGTGTATCTGAGGCCGGTTGTCGATGAGCTCAAGACGCTCTGGTCAGACGGTATCAAGGTATATGATGGGTTCAAGAGAGAGTCATTCAAGTTGCGTGCAATGGTGTTAACCAGCGTCACCGATGTTCCGGGACACCGTTGCTTGTCTGGGCAGTCCAAAGGAGAGAAAGATTGCTTTCAGTGCTTAGATGATACCGAGAGTCTTTGGCTGAACAACTCGAAGAAGAGGGTGTACATAAGACATCGCCGTTTCCTTAGCCGATCCCATCCTTACCGGCTCATGAAACGCCAGTTTGATGGCACAATTGAGAAGGGATCTGCTCCGAGGCATTTCACTGGGCATGATGTCTATGACCAGGTAAAGGATGTCAATGTTACGTTGGGGAAGAACAAAAAGAGTGCCCTTGGAAAGAGAAAGCGCAAGGAGGAAGAAGTCGCTGATAAgaggtggaagaagaagtccattctatgggagctaccctattggaaAGACTTAGCAGTTCGCCACAGCATCGATGTCATGCATGTGACAAAGAATGTTTGTGGGAGCTTACTTGGAACACTCTTGAACACCAAGGGGAAAAGCAAGGACCATGCAAATGCACGAGCGGACATGAAAGATTTGGATATCAGGCCCGAGTTGTGTCCCGAGGGCCCCAGTGCCCAGCTACCATTATGTGCCATAAATCTAACTAAGGAAGAGAGGCAGGAGCTGTGCGACTTCTTCCGTAGCGTGAAAGTTCCCTCCGGATACTCAGCGGACATCAGGAAGCTCGTGGCGCCAAAAGAGAACAAAATGCTCCCAATGAAGGCTCACGATTGCGATGTCATGCTCACAACAATGCTTGCGGTTGGAATCAGGAACATTTTGCCAGAAAAAGTCCgaatggcaatcatgagcctatGCTTCTTCTTCAATGCAATATCTCAGAAGGTTCTTGATGAGAGGTCACTGCACAATCTTGAGAAGAAGCTTTTCCAGACAATGTCTCTTCTAGAGGCGTACTTCCCACCGGCATTCTTTGATATATCTGTTCATCTCATTGCTCATCTGGTCAAGGAAATAAAGTATCTTGGTCCCGTGTTCCTGCATCATATGTACCCGTATGAGAGATTCATGAGCACTTTGAACCG ATGA